The DNA sequence GGTTCCTTTACGAAGTTAGTTACTACTTTGAAAGTGAGATCAAAGAATGGATAATAAATGGACCAAATTTTTACTGATTTTCGGTTTGATGGCACTTGCATTTGTTATTTTAGCCATTTCTGATAATAGTGGAAATAAACCAAAGCAACCAACTACGAAAAATGTAAAAAAAGAAAAAGTAGCAAATATCAATGATCGTCATCTCCGTGATAAAGAATCTTTATATGCTCTAAAAAATCCTGATGTGATTACGATGTATTTAACGGTGAGACGTGGAAATAATGCGGAAAATACCAATCATTCTTGGCGAGAAATCAATCAATATTCAGCTTACGATTATGAAAAAATGGGAGTGAAACGTTATCAGGTTGCAGGTCTTTTGCAAGTAGGAAATGAAAAAGGTCCTGTGGCGGGTGAATTTGGATTTGACGAAGAGGTTCCAAATGCGACTGTTCAAATTCGAGGACAAAGCTCCAGTCGTTCTAGCCAGAAAAATTATAAGATTGAGATAAAAAAGAGCAAGGGAAATTGGGAAGGTCAGCGGACAATCAACCTAAATAAACATCCCTATGAATACCTGCGTTTCCGAAATAAATTAGCTTTTAAATTAATGGAAGGCATTCCGCAAATTGTTGGACTCCGTACTCAATTTGTCCATTTGTATGTGAAAGATGAGACAGGTTCTGGTTCAAAGAATTTCGAGGATTATGGACTATATACACAAGTGGAGCAATTGAATAAAACAGCTCTTGAAGCGCATGGACTGGATAGAGCTGGACAACTTTATAAGGTGAACAACTTTGAATTTTACCGAAAAGCAGACGCTATTCGGAAGGAAAATGATCCAAAGTTTGATAAGAAAAAATTTGAAGAGCTTTTAGAAGTTAAGGGAGATCACGATCATACGAAGCTTATTGATATGTTGGATAAATTGAATGATAATTCCACGACAGGCGATGAGATGTTAGAAAAATACTTTGATGCCGAAAATATCCAATATTGGTTAGCTTTTCAGATTTTAATGGGAAACATTGATAGTCAAAATCGGAATATGTTCCTTTATAGCCCACAAAATGGGACTCGCTGGTACATTTTACCTTGGGATTTGGACGATTCCTTACGGAAAGGCGAACGAGAACTTCGTAGACCAGGTGCGCTGGGACAAAATAGTTGGCGTTACGGTGTCAGTAACTATTGGGGAAATGTTCTATTCCAACGATTGCTAAAGTCTGAAAGATTTAGAACGGGATTGGATAAAGTAGTCGATGAATTATATAAAAATCAGCTTAGTCCTAACAATATGGGTGAGTTGAGCAAGCAATATGCGAGTATTGTCAAACCGTATCTAGAGCGAATGCCAGATGTGGAACATGTACGGCTCAAAGATGGGCAATATGATCAAATTTTAAATGCTCTTCCAAATGATATTGAGAAAAATTATAAAGATTACAAAGAGAGTCTGAAATCACCACAACCATTTTTCATTGACAAACCTAAAATAGAAGACAAAGACTTACTGCTTAAATGGATGTCATCTTATGATTTTGATAATCAAGAAATTACCTATCATGTAGAATTGGCGAAAGATCCAGATTTCAAAGAAAAAATTCTTGATGAAAAAGGAATAAAAGGGACGAGCATTCGTACTAAACAGTTGCCAAAAGGTCAATACTTTGTGCGTGTCATTGCAACAAATTCATCAGGTAAATCCCAAGCAGCCTTTGAGCACTATCGGACAGAAAATGCTAGACTTTTTGGAGTTCTGGGATTCTACGTGCTGGAAGATGGAAATGTGAAAGTGGATGTCTATGAAAGAAAATAAAAAAGAACAGTTTCGGCATGAGGGAAAATACCTGATTGGTCTGAAAGAAAAAGAACTTTTAACTCAGCGCTTTCAATCCATTTTAAAACTAGATAAACATGCTCAAAATGGTGGCTATACCATTCGCAGTCTTTATTTCGATGATTACTGGAATAGCGCTTATGAGGAGAAAGAAGCGGGAATTTTGATGCGGAAAAAATACCGTATTCGAATCTATAATTTTAGTGATAAAGGAATCAAGTTAGAGCGCAAAAAGAAATTTGAAAATTATATCTATAAGGAAGCTGCACCTTTGACACGAGAAGAAACAGAGAAAATTATTGATGGAGATTATGATTTTCTTCTTCATAGTCCTTATTCCTTGTGTCGAGAATTTTATGTTGAATGTGTGACAAATATGATGCGTCCTCGTGTGATAGTAGACTATGAGCGAGAACCTTGGGTCTATGACACAGGGACAGTTCGATTGACATTTGATTCCAATGTTCGTGCTGCTATTGGTAGTTATGATATATTTGATGAAACCTTGCCAACATTGCCTGTTCTCGCACCAGGCAAGCTGGTTTTTGAAGTAAAATATACAGAATTACTACCGCAAATTATAAAAAATATTATTCCCCCGCAAGCTTCCGAGTTTCTTGCTGTATCCAAATATGTCTTGTGCTACGAAAAAACAGCTTACTTACATGACTTTGGATATTGGTATGATACAGACCACTAGTAGAGGAGAAAAAGATGAGTGTTCAAGATATCATTAAAAAATCTGTTTTACGATCAGAAAATTTTACTACCCAAAATATTGGAAAAATTATTGCAACCTTGCTATTAGCCATTGCATTGGGAGCCTTTATTTACTTTGTTTATCAACGATTTTTTACCGGC is a window from the Streptococcus anginosus subsp. whileyi MAS624 genome containing:
- a CDS encoding CotH kinase family protein, producing the protein MDNKWTKFLLIFGLMALAFVILAISDNSGNKPKQPTTKNVKKEKVANINDRHLRDKESLYALKNPDVITMYLTVRRGNNAENTNHSWREINQYSAYDYEKMGVKRYQVAGLLQVGNEKGPVAGEFGFDEEVPNATVQIRGQSSSRSSQKNYKIEIKKSKGNWEGQRTINLNKHPYEYLRFRNKLAFKLMEGIPQIVGLRTQFVHLYVKDETGSGSKNFEDYGLYTQVEQLNKTALEAHGLDRAGQLYKVNNFEFYRKADAIRKENDPKFDKKKFEELLEVKGDHDHTKLIDMLDKLNDNSTTGDEMLEKYFDAENIQYWLAFQILMGNIDSQNRNMFLYSPQNGTRWYILPWDLDDSLRKGERELRRPGALGQNSWRYGVSNYWGNVLFQRLLKSERFRTGLDKVVDELYKNQLSPNNMGELSKQYASIVKPYLERMPDVEHVRLKDGQYDQILNALPNDIEKNYKDYKESLKSPQPFFIDKPKIEDKDLLLKWMSSYDFDNQEITYHVELAKDPDFKEKILDEKGIKGTSIRTKQLPKGQYFVRVIATNSSGKSQAAFEHYRTENARLFGVLGFYVLEDGNVKVDVYERK
- a CDS encoding polyphosphate polymerase domain-containing protein, coding for MKENKKEQFRHEGKYLIGLKEKELLTQRFQSILKLDKHAQNGGYTIRSLYFDDYWNSAYEEKEAGILMRKKYRIRIYNFSDKGIKLERKKKFENYIYKEAAPLTREETEKIIDGDYDFLLHSPYSLCREFYVECVTNMMRPRVIVDYEREPWVYDTGTVRLTFDSNVRAAIGSYDIFDETLPTLPVLAPGKLVFEVKYTELLPQIIKNIIPPQASEFLAVSKYVLCYEKTAYLHDFGYWYDTDH